Genomic segment of Melospiza melodia melodia isolate bMelMel2 chromosome 13, bMelMel2.pri, whole genome shotgun sequence:
CCAAAGCCCAGTGGAtgaaaggctgagcacagtgctcACCCTCTGGGATGTGTAGAGATGGAGACACTTCAGGATGAGCTTCCAAACCTCTGCACTGCACAGGCCAAAGGATGCAAACACACACATGTGGGATGTCCAGAGGTACTTCATCCTGGAACAACACAAACTTTTCATCATCACTGGGAGCTCTGCAAAGCTGCTAGTGAGAGCAGTTCATGTCTAGAGAAATTCTGAACAGTTTTCTGGGACTTTCATGCCTTTGAAATAACTGAGTACAGGATTAACACTGCACTTTGCTATGCTCTCCTGAGAACATCTCTCTTCCCAAACTTCCATTCTTTCTGGCAGAATTTTGGGAAATGCCTCAGTCTACAAGTAGAAATACACCAGGGAGAGAAAGAATGTTCATGATCCTATCAGTTTGTGGTCAACATATTTAACATTCTCATAAAAACGTACTCAATCATCTGAACAAgcccttaaaataaaaaatatacctCATTGTGCTTAATGCCAGACATCCAAAAAGAACTGTGTGAACCAAGCTGTAGGCAGCCTCAGGCTTCAGTGTCACTGTGTATTCTTCCATTTTGTCCTTCAAATGGACTTGATTTGAACCactaattgaagaaaaaaaagtgttataTTAAGTTCTATAACATATTTCATATAATTATCTGCATTTATAAAGTACAGAATCCTTCTGGGGCCACTAACAACAACCACTGCTATGAGCCCACAACCTTCTATGATCTAATTTAGCCTGATGCCACCAACTCGATGCAGCATCAGGTATTTTCATGTGCAGATTTCTGGAAATGCAGTGGGTTTAAATGAGCTGGATTAGAATGAGATAAAATTCTTTACAGCATGGCAAACTTAGTTTCTTGTTGGAAGCAGCTACTGCCATGTTCAGATGGCTTTTGATGAGTGAAGAATTTAGAATATAACTGTGATTTGTGGGGTTGTGCTGCTCTGTCTGGATGTTACCATAGCCATAGATTGGAAGCAGAGTTAGGGAAAATGAGCCCTGAAGGGAGTGGTTATTGCTTGAGGTGTCAAGCCTTGTGGAGGGCCCTTCcaataaaaagcaaaaaatggAGCTACTGCAGTTTGTGGGGTTTTCCTATTTTCTTCAGAGCAGGGGATAAGTGAGATAAATGCATTAAAAATTAGGGATGTGTCTGGCATTACATCTAGGGTTGCAGAAAATAAGAGCTGCagaatctttatttttaaaaatgacagATCCAGTAAGTTTTTAAGGAGGCTGGTTGAATAGtaccaaaattctgtgattccctcAGACTTCTCATCAACTCTTTCAGCTTTGCAGAAAAGTCCCACAGAGAAATCCACTTTTCTGGTAGCATTTACAGATGACTGACACTGGACAATTACTACTGTAATATGAAATTGTCATACCATAGTTTTGGAACATCTTGGATACTCTCCCTTTCTCTTGCTCTCTCCTATTTATCCAGTCTTCCCTAAAATCTCTGATACTGACACTAATCACGTGACACTCCTTGAATTTTTGCTTAATCAAGTTTTATATGATTCCTTCTACCTTTTGCCCAAGTTGTACATGTAAAACTGAGAGCTCTATaatgaacctttttttttttttgagtaacaTTTCTGTCTGATTTTCTTCTGTGTTCTGTAGATAGCTCAGAATCCCACAGATGAGCTCTGGGAACTGCCAGCAGTGTACACAGTTACAGCTCCTGCCCCTTCACACAGACCACAGAGCTCAGCACAGACTATTCCAGCTCATTTCTGGGCAGGTAACACCCAGGGAAATCTGGGCTGTTTTGAGGGCAACACCTGGGAAATCTGTGATTTGGGGTGCTTTGCACAGAGAAAATGGGAAGAACTAAAGAAACTAACAATGTTTTAGATAAAAACATCCTTCCCCTGCTTCTCCTcatcccaaaaaacccaaccaacattATACATACTGCAAAACTTCAGCAGCAAAAGCTTGAGTGAATCTAGGGAAGGATGTTCCTTTGGTTACATTTTTAGCTTCAACAGGAAGTTACTTATTCTGTCTGATTTCTCTCTCCTACACCCCACTCCTCAGTGGCTGTGCAAAGCCATCCTGTATTTGCTGCTGTGTTCACCTATCAGTTCCTCAGCCagctgaagaaaataaaattgataaaaatgtgaattttcttAAAACTGGATTTACCTGAGGTTCCGAAAGGCAACAATTACAGCTGCTACTGTCAGAAGGAAGAGAACAAATCCATAGACGTAAAACAGTAAGGTACTGGAGAGTCTTGAGAAAGTATTTAAAGGTAATAAACCAAAGGCTTCTTCACAAAGATACAGGTTAGCATCAaaatctctaaaaaaaaaaaataagcaccTTTGTCCATCATGCATTTCATAACTTGATGTCAAAAAGGATCAAAGTTTCCTTTCTTCTCAAGAAATTATAAAGTCACACTTGTGCAGATTATTCTTACAGCAAGTATGACATAAACATGAGGTAAAACTGTGATTTATTGCACACATTTGAAACAGGAACAACCTGAAGGCTTCAATTAAAGAAgtcaaacaaaaaagcaaaactgCAGCTAAATCATACCTTGTTGCTCCAAATCCAAATTTTGCTTTCAGGAATTTGAATATATGCTCATCTGATTCAAGATTAAGAATTTTCTACAAAGAGGGGAAGAGAAaggaaattatattttaaatatcaaAAATGTCACACAGTAAACAGcagttttttttcatttaaatgcaACTGTGAAGCAACACAGGCTTACTAAGATGGGTGCTTTGCAATCAAAGAAGCATTCAGTTTTAACTGCATGCATTGAAAAGAAAATTCAGTGAAACACTTTGCAAATGCTCAACAGTATAGATCTACAACTGACATAAAATTACAGGTGAGCTCCAAGCTAACACCAAGTTTTGGTGTTAATTTATGAAGTTTCCAAATTCATATATCAAAGATTAGCAAAACTATCTTTAATTTCTAAAATGCAGTTTCTGAGATGCAGAAAAATCTCACTGCAGTTTTTGTTTAATGATATTCCTGAAGATGGTTAACAAATAGCTTTTAACATAATACAATGCGTAATTTTtgatattaaaaattatttgccTACCTTAATGAATTTATTTATTAGGAGAGTCAAGCACAAGACTAGTAGAACATGGAGGATAAGTTTCCCGAGCCTATTAAGCAAGCCACCCTTTTTTAGGTTTTtctacaaagaaaaaaatattaatatttcagtcattttttaattttaatgtatTTGGAACAAAAGCATCACAGGCTATTTGCAACAGCTCCTCTGCTAGTTCTGAGCAGCACCAACTTTGCATTAGGGTCATTTAGGCAAAAATAGACACAGAACCAAGTACCCAGAATAAAGATAAACTTCTTGCACAAAACTGAAGAGATAATGCCATAAAAGCTTTGATGTGGCAGAGTTTTGGGAGCAGCCAAACAGCCTTTCTTTGGCAGCAGCCCTGGTGTACTTACAGAAGTCATTCCCTAATTGCCACAATCTTGTGTGCCTTTTGAATACCTACTCATTACCACTAAACATGGCAAAGGGATCTTCTGGCTCTGTCACTTGATAGCATTTTGAGCAATTCTCCAGTTTCAAGCTTCAGATCCAGATAAGCTGCTCACAGTTAACTGGGAATAGGTGCAGAAAACAAGAATGGCCCTGTAAACTCCTTTATTGTGGTCAGAGGCTGTCACCAATGccagaatcagaaaaaaaaaaagaactgtaactacattaaaaaaaccctgatCTTTGAAAGAAACAATGGATTTCAGGAAGCTGAACTCGACATGAGCCTAGCTGTCCAAGTTGTTACAGATTATTCTGTTGGAGGCAGATCCATAAATTCAAGCCAAGTCCTGCTGAAACAGGTGTAAAGTCCatttatgcaatttttttttcaggatccAAACTGCAGCTTGCACAATCATTAATGTTAATAGCAATCATGGAATTATGATGTCTGATGTGATTGGTTAAGCTGCAGTTAGTGTAATGGAATTCATTATTTGATCAGGCAATGTTTGGGTTGCTGTATGCTATAGTAATTCCTTTTAATTAATATTACTAAATGAAAATTATAATGCATCTAAATTattcattcacacacacacacacacacataaaaataCTCTTTATTTAGTACTACAGAAATATTTTGGTACCTACCTGGATTGTCCTTGCTATTAAGACAGAAACATTAAAACTTATAAGTAATGATCCAAGAATCATAGAATTGAAGAACTGTAGGACACAGACCAGCAGTAACCCAGAAATCTGAATGATATAGAGCCATGTAACCTGTAACAATAATGAGATTTTTATGCCTACAAAACTTTACAGTCATAGGTGCTTTTCTTTCAGTATGCTTTATAATTTATTTCAACATCAATTATTTTGCAAATAATGTATCATCTTGCAGTGAATCATTACATTTAAAGCCATTACTGCATCCTTTTTATATTTATGTCCTGAACTACTTAGGTTAATATTTTATGCCCATTTTATACTTAAGGAAGCCTGATCCTATGATCAAGCAGATTAACTGCTGATTATAGATGATTATAACTGCAGTGTGAGGAAAATATTAATTACTTAATATTTGGAAGATGGTTTTATTTTCTGTAGTCCAAGAAGTGTTTCTGTAGCCTCTGTGCTGTCTTTATGACTGAAGAGTTATGGCTCAGTGCAGTTCAGCAAATAAACATCACCTACCTTCTCAAACTTTCCAGTAATGGTTCAGTATAATCCCTTTTGGGTTATGCTAAACTCTCAGAGTTCAGCTCAATGTAAGCACTAAAGCCCAGCTGATTTTCTACAGTGGTACCAAAACAGACATTTTACCTCACATAAAGATTCCAAGTTCAGTCTTGTGTTACAGCAGTGGTGTAAATCAGTATCAGAGAGCCCAACAAACTCCACCAGTTCTAAGTAGTGTTTTTTTGAAAATGAGTACAGACACAGTGGTGTGGTGAGTCTGTGTTGGAATAACTCAGCATAAAGCTGGGAATTTGCTGACTTTTTAGGTAGCTGACCAGTCACATTAAATGTTGACTTTAGCTTGCAGCTGCTGATATAATAGAGTTAAGAAATTTAAGTAAGCCACATTTATTTTGATATGCAGGCCCCTACTCATTTTCAGTTAAATTAATACAATCAGTAAAGTTCAAGTCTGCTTCAAATTGAAAATGAATTTACATGAATTACTCTTCATCCTCCTGTAACCTTTCCTAAAGTTAGAATCTTTTTCAACCAGTGCAAGCTTTCACCATGCCTAAAATGATCTTGGTAGAATTTCACAGCTATGTTAATGTCAAAGACAGCGTTTTCATCTTCTACAGTACATTTCTGTTTTGTGAGATTGACTGTCAGTGATCCCTGACCTTCTTAGTAAGACTTGGTTTATTTTCTGGCTTATCCAGCTCAGCAACACAGCAGAGGCAATGCTGTTATTTTGTGGTGAATGCCAATGCAGGAAGACAACAATTGCTTCTCCCCAGCAACCTGGTGTTCTGCATCCTCCTCCTGTGCAGAGCTTGGTCCCAAACGAGGATGCACAATGCTTGAGGCAAAATTCACACACTGCTTTGACTGCAGCTTGCACAAAGATTCCCTGTGGTACTTTTTCCTTCTGGCAACTTTGAGAGGCCATGCTAAAGCTGTGGTATCAGATCAACTGTTAGGAAGGTGTTTGGAAGTGTCAAATAGTATCTAAACAAAAGCAGACAAAAATTAAATAGACATGAACTGGTTCAAGTGAACAAAAACCAGAAATGGTGTTGTTTCCATCATTCACTGTTAGAATTGCAGGGTTTATACACTGGGATTGCTTCAAAGCACAAGGCACACAGCACAATCTGTATTACTCTGGCCATCCAGGCCACTAGTTAGGAAAACACCTTAAAACTGTTGGCTTTGTGAAGGCAAAGGAACAAAAGCAGGTTCTTTCCAAAGAGAAATTTACCTTTGCTGTGGGAATCATGTCCAAGCAGTCCAGTATGAACAATGCCAATGCTTGTATCAGCATCATGAACTGGTTAAATTGCCAAGTCAGGCTAAAGAGAAACGTTGCTATGAATACAGCCATGAGTGTGAGCCTCTGCAAGGAGGGAACAAAGTTTAATTTTATAGTTTTCTTGGTTAAAACACAAAAaatcaagcaaaaaaaccccaacccaaacaaaccaaaccaaagcccATCTTAATCTGCTTTTATTTTAAACCACTTTTAAAACACTGAATTTTCTAACTGCAGTAACAGCTTAGAGGATAACAAATATTTTATTAGAGCTACAAATTCTTGACTTATGCCTGTGTTATTCTTGACTTATGCCAGGGAGATCCTGGATAGTTTCAGCCCCCAGATTAAAATGCAATACCTGTTTTACTGTGGTATAAATAGCAGTTGGTTGATCAAAATGAGGAATGGTAACTTAAGAACTGTTGGTCAAAGAAACTGTATCAGCCCTTTGCTTGAGGACAGTTCTCTGTTCCTGAGTTTACTGTGTCCCACTTGTCAGATGTACTCACCTCCTGAGCAGGCTGTAAATGAGCTCTGAGCAGGTATGTGATGGCTGCTATCTGAACAGCAAAGAATGGCAGTGCCCAGTTCTCCCTTAAAGGAATGGTGAATTCTACCCTTGTGGTATCTACTCTGTACAAAACAGACAGTTTCACAAATTTAAAATCAAACAAATACTTGGTGACAGACAGCTTGCAATTTCAGGCATCTTTGTGCTATTTGAACTCCTTTTTTATAAAAATGGAGGCTCTACACTCCAGTTCTTTCAACACATCTGGCTCTGAAAATCAATCACTGTGAAGCTTCTGCAAGTTATCCATTGTTTCTACATCTCAAATGATGGACTTCAGCTTCACTAACTAAAAAAAATATACTATGGATTACATCTTACTTATGTATGGGTAATTTAGAAAAGACAAATACACCCCAAACTAAAAGCACTAACGAAATCCAGCTTGTGGATTTCCACACCACAGGTCATGTTACTTCATTTTCTGGTTTGCAAATGCTCATAGAAGAATATAAACAGAATATAATTTTCACTGTGATCCCAATGACTTGAGCATGAAGACAGTTTGCTTATGAGCTTTGGGTCATTTTTTGAAGCTTTTGAACATAAGAAGTATGTGAGGGAAGAATTCCCCAAAGAATGGTCATTTGCAAAACCTGATTTAAAAGTTAAAAACAAAGAATAATTCTCTTTTTCCCAGTGTAGAGAAAATATTTGCTAAAACAATAATTCTCTTTCTCCCAGTGTAGAGAAAATATTTGCTAAAGCAGCAAGTAAGCAACAAATCTGAAACATGCTTAGCTGGAGGAAGAACGTGTCTAAACGGAATTACTCAGCAGCCTCAGATGTAATTAATCTGGACAGAAAGTCTTTATCCAAATCCATTCTATGCACTTATTATATTGCATAAAGTAAACAAGCTCTCACTGTTCACCAATTATTAAAAGATGGACAAATTTGCTCCAGATATTCTGTAAATGGAAGAGATGACCTCATGAAAGAAATGTGTGAAATACTGTACATTGCATGTGGCTTTTAATTCCTTTTATATTTGGAGAAAGAAACACCCTGCCTCCATACACCTGTAATTATTCTGTAGTGAATGTGCTTGTAGGTAAATTCCTTTAGAGCTGCTCATTAACATATCAAACATTTCTGGTAGAACCAAGACTGTACTTTTAATTTCTTGAGTAATTCACAGGAAACAGCCAATGTCACCAGTCTTAGCTTCATGCCAGCAGCTTGATTCTGGCATAAAGCCAGTTCTTAGGTTTTTATCTCCAAACTGGTGGCTCTTCAAGTGATAAAGCACTAGAACTGCCCAATTACCATGGGTTTtctctgaggcttagtgcaggaGGTGGCTACAGGAATATGAGGAGAGAGAAGCTGAACTTGAgctgaggctgtgcaaggaacccCTGAGGCAGGTGTGAGGCAGTGAGGAGACACCTGAAGGGCTTTCCTGCAGATGTCTTTACCACTGAGAGATCCTAGGCTGGAGAAGACAGGGTACATCACCTGGAGCTCCAGACACATCTGAAAGATGCAGTCCATTTTCAGAGACCACTTTAAGACAAAATTTTCTACTCAAACTTCCAGAACCTTTAAAAACCCAGTCTGATACGTCAGCTCATTTCTGattattttctaattattttttgttatttaaaCATTCTTTCCATTTTCTGGCTAACTGGAGAGAGGCCTTTTACTTTCATGTTTTGTCCAATTAATCATGCAGTTAAAGCTTTAATGCCTTACCTTTGAAACTAGGCAAAATATTAGAAAGATTAAATGTTTCATCTCACTTACCTGTTTGTAATATACCAGCAAGCTGCCAACAACCCTGAAAGCCATGTTCCACTAAGAAGCCAGCTTGTTACATACAGAGCAATGACATAAACTGCCTGAAGTCCAAACAAAGTGTAGATATAAAAATAAACAGGCTCTAGGTATTGCTGTAAAACACAAGAATACTGATGTTGACATTAAAACACTCACGGGGGGGATTATATTTAGTATGAATTAGGTTTTGCTTTTACAAATTAAAAAGTTATCAGGAATATTTCTAATTAGAAAATATCTACAAAGGGGAGCTAGGATTCACTGCAATCTTCATAATGCACTTACAATCTAAAGCCAGAAATAAATGCCTACCTGAATTGGAAGAATCCTATACAGAATGCTGAGAAACACCTCCTGGTAAACATTCATTCTTTCAAGTATGTTAATTGTCCTCACAGATTCAGTTTTATTGTCATATACTAAACCATGTAAACCTTAATGATAAAGAGAAATTGAAATAGGAGATTGTCATTTTCCCCCTCCATCTTCATTTGAACACTGAATAACTTTTTCAAAGGTATTTTAGGATCTCTCATCAGAAACTGCAAACTTTGAGTCAATGATTCAGAACATATTACCTCTGAATCAACATGACCTTCTGAGGTCTTCAGCTTCCCTGCTTCAAATGTGACTCACAGTGCTAATTCAAGTACTATATATTTAGTAGTgtataaaacatttatttttacacTTCCATCCCCAGCATAGAATCTGTGGTACATTCTGGATCCTGAGAACTGTTCTTGGCACTACTTTAATCACAGGTGAAGTCATTATTGAAAAATGTGTAGTATAAGCAAAATTGCTAAGGAGCAACAGCTAAATGTCTAGAAAACATGAGACTGTCTGAGAAAGCCCCATCACTGTGTATGATTTCCTTGGAAGCTGCTCCTTGTGTCACTTACTGTCCAGGAATACAGCAAAAAACATTGCCCCTTCCCAGAAATAGCTCATACTTCAAATTAAACAAGAGAagaataaaaatgaaagcaataaaCTGTATAAACTGAATAAACCAGCAAGCTGAAACCTGAGCAGATATGAAAGCTGTCCCTCAAAGTGATTGCCTCCATCAGCATGGGAAGGTGTGGCACAGAAATCAATGCATCATTGTGAAATTTATTATGTCCATAACTTAGTGGCTCCCTGGCATAGGAACAGAATAAATCTGTCTCCAGTACAATTGTTACACTATCTTTCATAGTTATGGAGTGCCTTGTTCTCAattatatttggaaaaaaaaccccaaccaaacctaCAAAGTCAGCTGCAAAACTTACTTTACAGTTTACAATACCTTGCTGAATGGAAGCAGCCTGAATCATCTGTTTGTAGTAGGAATAATAAAGTCCACACTCAGTTCTGAATGAAATCTCCCTTTCGACCTCCTGCAAGTGAAGTTCAACGGGAAATTCATTTTCCATTTGCTTTTCACCATCATCCAAAGCTGCCTTCAACTCCAATTCCTGCAGCACCAGAGAAACTGACCTCCAGAGAGGCTTCAGTCCTTGGGTTTCACACCCTAAGCAACTCGGTTCAACCAAAGGTGAACACACAGGGACAAATTAGGCTGAGAGGCAATGGGGGTAAATAACTCTTTCAACTGGGGAAATGTACAAGCTCTTTGTGATTCTGATCTGCTGCCTGGAAATACTGTGGGCATTTCACTATTTTTTTGCAATATGACAAACTTAGATTGGCCCATTGGCCCACAGCTGGGCTGGAAAGCTGCACATCCCTGCTTTGAGCATTTAACCTTTTCTCCCAGATGCAGTAATCCCACTGTGCTCCACGGCTCTGCCAGCTCAAGGCTCAATTAATTCAGTGCTCTGAGGGGGCTGCACCATGGTGGCAGGGATATTTCAGCTGgcaggggatgctgctgcccACTTGTTCAACATTGCAGGAAGCCAGCTGCCATCACTCATTCCTAACCTACagctgaaaggaaaagggacTCTCTACTTGGCTTTAGGGCTGGTGAACTTCTTATTTCTAATTAAAAATGTTCAAATCATTCAA
This window contains:
- the DPY19L3 gene encoding probable C-mannosyltransferase DPY19L3 isoform X1, with the translated sequence MTTVRQRRVGRGTEAAEDQPSEETNVKPDGKILPDPPGGKLWSILSVTVGGIVAISLGLLTSVYVATLHENDLWFSNIKEVEREISFRTECGLYYSYYKQMIQAASIQQGLHGLVYDNKTESVRTINILERMNVYQEVFLSILYRILPIQQYLEPVYFYIYTLFGLQAVYVIALYVTSWLLSGTWLSGLLAACWYITNRVDTTRVEFTIPLRENWALPFFAVQIAAITYLLRAHLQPAQERLTLMAVFIATFLFSLTWQFNQFMMLIQALALFILDCLDMIPTAKVTWLYIIQISGLLLVCVLQFFNSMILGSLLISFNVSVLIARTIQKNLKKGGLLNRLGKLILHVLLVLCLTLLINKFIKKILNLESDEHIFKFLKAKFGFGATRDFDANLYLCEEAFGLLPLNTFSRLSSTLLFYVYGFVLFLLTVAAVIVAFRNLSGSNQVHLKDKMEEYTVTLKPEAAYSLVHTVLFGCLALSTMRMKYLWTSHMCVFASFGLCSAEVWKLILKCLHLYTSQRTQVIKYSVPIITLLYISFKFWPGIMDELSELREFYDPDTVELMNWIKSNTPNTAVFAGSMQLLAGVKLCTGRTLTNHPHYEDKNLRERTKQIYQIYAKRSPGEVHGILRSFGTDYVILEDSICYERRHSRGCRLRDLLDVANGHIMDGLGENEPDLKPSLYPRFCEEIRKNLPSYTMHFTRVFQNKTFHVYKLAKHK
- the DPY19L3 gene encoding probable C-mannosyltransferase DPY19L3 isoform X2, which encodes MTTVRQRRVGRGTEAAEDQPSEETNVKPDGKILPDPPGGKLWSILSVTVGGIVAISLGLLTSVYVATLHENDLWFSNIKEVEREISFRTECGLYYSYYKQMIQAASIQQGLHGLVYDNKTESVRTINILERMNVYQEVFLSILYRILPIQQYLEPVYFYIYTLFGLQAVYVIALYVTSWLLSGTWLSGLLAACWYITNRVDTTRVEFTIPLRENWALPFFAVQIAAITYLLRAHLQPAQERLTLMAVFIATFLFSLTWQFNQFMMLIQALALFILDCLDMIPTAKVTWLYIIQISGLLLVCVLQFFNSMILGSLLISFNVSVLIARTIQKNLKKGGLLNRLGKLILHVLLVLCLTLLINKFIKKILNLESDEHIFKFLKAKFGFGATRDFDANLYLCEEAFGLLPLNTFSRLSSTLLFYVYGFVLFLLTVAAVIVAFRNLSGSNQVHLKDKMEEYTVTLKPEAAYSLVHTVLFGCLALSTMRMKYLWTSHMCVFASFGLCSAEVWKLILKCLHLYTSQRTQVIKYSVPIITLLYISFKFWPGIMDELSELREFYDPDTVELMNWIKQQEQHAHL